The Oscillospiraceae bacterium genome contains a region encoding:
- the dnaJ gene encoding chaperone protein DnaJ: MAEKRDYYEVLGVAKNAGDDELKKAYRKQAKKYHPDLNPGDKEAEAKFKEVNEAYEVLGDAEKRARYDQFGFAGVDPSYGAGAGGAGGFGGGFGGGFGGFNGGFGGVDLGDIFGDIFGGGFGFGGGQRANPNAPRKGADVRVSLVLSFMEAVHGCTKTISIAKQDTCGECGGTGAAKGTSPEVCPDCGGSGYVNRNLRMGGMVMQQRQPCSRCGGKGKIVKTPCAHCHGSGKVSAKKNLEVKIPAGIGDDQSIALRGQGDAGANGGPAGDVIVIVTVRPDPMFERDGYDVWVTEPITYSQAVLGADIVVPTVDGKVEYTVPEGTQSGTTFRLRGKGIQYVGGRGRGDEYVKVTVEIPKKLNRTQREALQAFENTLKEENYEQRKGFFKNLKDKFDKNK, from the coding sequence ATGGCAGAAAAACGCGATTATTACGAAGTCCTGGGCGTTGCAAAAAACGCCGGCGACGACGAGCTGAAAAAAGCCTATCGCAAACAGGCCAAAAAATATCACCCCGACCTGAACCCCGGCGACAAGGAGGCCGAGGCCAAGTTCAAAGAAGTGAACGAGGCCTATGAAGTGCTGGGCGACGCGGAAAAACGCGCCCGGTATGACCAGTTCGGCTTTGCCGGGGTGGACCCCAGCTACGGCGCGGGCGCCGGCGGGGCCGGCGGCTTCGGCGGCGGCTTCGGCGGCGGTTTCGGCGGGTTTAACGGCGGCTTTGGCGGGGTAGACCTGGGCGATATCTTCGGCGATATTTTTGGCGGCGGTTTTGGCTTTGGCGGCGGCCAGCGCGCAAACCCGAACGCCCCGCGCAAGGGCGCGGACGTGCGGGTGAGCTTGGTACTCAGCTTTATGGAGGCAGTGCACGGCTGCACCAAGACCATTTCCATTGCCAAACAGGATACCTGCGGCGAGTGCGGCGGCACCGGCGCGGCCAAGGGGACCAGCCCCGAGGTGTGCCCGGACTGCGGCGGCAGCGGTTATGTGAACCGCAACCTGCGCATGGGCGGTATGGTCATGCAGCAGCGCCAGCCCTGTTCCCGCTGCGGCGGCAAGGGCAAGATTGTGAAAACGCCCTGCGCCCACTGCCACGGCAGCGGGAAGGTGAGCGCCAAGAAGAACCTGGAGGTCAAGATCCCCGCAGGCATTGGCGACGACCAGAGCATTGCCCTGCGGGGCCAGGGCGACGCGGGCGCGAACGGCGGGCCTGCAGGCGACGTGATCGTGATTGTGACCGTGCGGCCCGACCCCATGTTTGAGCGGGACGGCTACGATGTGTGGGTTACCGAGCCCATCACCTACAGCCAGGCCGTGCTGGGGGCGGACATCGTGGTACCCACCGTAGACGGTAAGGTGGAGTACACCGTGCCCGAGGGGACCCAGAGCGGAACCACCTTCCGGCTGCGGGGCAAGGGCATCCAGTACGTGGGGGGCCGCGGCCGCGGCGACGAGTATGTGAAGGTCACGGTGGAAATCCCCAAAAAGCTAAACCGCACCCAGCGGGAGGCCCTGCAGGCGTTTGAGAATACCCTGAAGGAAGAGAATTACGAACAGCGCAAGGGCTTTTTTAAAAATTTAAAAGATAAATTCGATAAAAACAAATGA
- a CDS encoding hydrolase, whose translation MYELIQAGPRTWYMECPARVGVWEMGEGRVCLIDAGSDRDAAKKLLRNLEAKGWKLDRVLNTHSHADHIGGNRLLQQRTGCAIYCPGVDWALARFPVLEPAYLYGGRPGRPLRNKFLMAGESEVQLLGPGSLPEGMELLEVPGHSFSQAAFKTPDGVWFLADCLASAQTLEKYHVAVLHDPALSRESLHRVMELEGEVFVPAHAPAMGQAALRALAQKNLEKMDEIEALLLALCAGGASFEQLIKGVFDHYGLTLDLSQYVLVGSTLRSYLAYLADEGRLEMRFADNRLCWHSVPVDAQRKP comes from the coding sequence GTGTATGAACTGATCCAGGCCGGGCCCCGCACCTGGTATATGGAGTGTCCCGCCCGGGTAGGGGTTTGGGAGATGGGGGAGGGCCGCGTCTGCCTGATCGATGCAGGCAGCGACCGGGATGCGGCGAAAAAGCTGCTGCGCAACCTGGAAGCAAAAGGCTGGAAGCTGGACCGGGTGCTGAACACCCACTCCCACGCCGATCACATCGGCGGCAACCGTTTGCTGCAGCAGCGCACCGGCTGCGCCATCTACTGCCCCGGAGTGGACTGGGCGCTGGCCCGTTTTCCGGTGCTGGAGCCCGCTTATCTCTATGGCGGCCGCCCCGGCAGGCCGTTGAGAAACAAGTTTTTGATGGCCGGCGAGAGCGAGGTGCAGCTGCTGGGGCCGGGCTCGCTGCCCGAGGGGATGGAGCTGTTGGAAGTGCCGGGGCACTCCTTCTCGCAGGCGGCGTTCAAGACGCCGGACGGCGTGTGGTTTTTGGCCGACTGCCTGGCCAGCGCCCAAACGCTGGAAAAATACCACGTGGCGGTGCTGCACGACCCCGCGCTCTCGCGGGAGAGCCTGCACCGCGTGATGGAGCTGGAGGGCGAGGTGTTCGTGCCCGCACACGCCCCTGCCATGGGGCAGGCCGCGCTGCGGGCCCTGGCACAAAAAAACCTGGAAAAGATGGATGAGATCGAAGCGCTGCTGCTGGCTTTGTGTGCCGGTGGGGCCAGCTTTGAACAATTGATCAAGGGCGTGTTTGACCACTACGGTCTCACGCTGGATCTCAGCCAGTATGTGCTGGTGGGCAGCACCCTGCGCTCGTACCTGGCGTACCTGGCGGACGAGGGCCGGCTGGAAATGCGGTTTGCGGACAACCGCCTGTGCTGGCATTCTGTTCCCGTTGACGCGCAACGCAAGCCGTGA
- a CDS encoding MarR family transcriptional regulator — translation MEVPGIQNKKRETPAFYRFVSLYQDYMNQTRDYGDGIQHSMVEMHILAIVCDEPGITVGRVAQQWGRTKGAASQNVTKLEKQGLLVRAKHLSNAREVHLYPTPEGRQLAAMHAAYDAQNEKDFAERLMARCTVEELKMFDRVLQVYSDILEQNLNAAR, via the coding sequence GTGGAAGTACCCGGAATCCAAAATAAAAAACGGGAGACGCCCGCATTTTACCGGTTTGTGAGCCTGTATCAGGATTATATGAACCAGACCCGCGATTACGGCGACGGGATACAGCACAGCATGGTGGAAATGCATATTCTCGCCATCGTGTGCGACGAACCGGGTATCACGGTGGGGCGGGTTGCCCAGCAGTGGGGCCGCACAAAGGGCGCGGCCTCGCAAAATGTGACCAAGCTGGAAAAGCAGGGGCTGCTGGTGCGGGCAAAGCATTTGAGCAATGCCCGCGAGGTGCATCTTTACCCCACTCCGGAAGGCCGGCAGCTGGCGGCAATGCACGCGGCTTACGACGCACAGAATGAAAAGGATTTTGCCGAGCGGCTGATGGCCCGCTGCACCGTGGAGGAACTGAAAATGTTCGACCGGGTGCTTCAGGTCTACAGCGATATTTTGGAACAGAACCTGAACGCCGCCCGGTGA
- a CDS encoding sugar ABC transporter ATP-binding protein has product MRTKKHMSARQKENVTKYVIMAIVSLLVLFPYYWMVCTSLKTPSKIFVTPPQWWPDPVKWANYTDLFTRSHFGTYLWNSFKVASLTTVGTVAVAALAAYGLAKIRFPGRNFFFLLFLSAMMLPVEVLTVPTFLGLARFHLTDSHFALIVPQIFGMGGAFGIFMMRQYFITVPDELIEAAKIDGCAQPRIFGRIVLPMASSTIASLVIYTFFNAWNDYFLPLIYLNSSEKYTSTLALSLFSNEVGTTWNYVMAASVISTLPLLIVFFCAQKKFIESLAMSGIK; this is encoded by the coding sequence ATGAGGACTAAAAAACATATGAGCGCCCGTCAGAAAGAAAACGTGACCAAATACGTTATCATGGCGATCGTATCGCTGTTGGTGCTGTTTCCCTATTACTGGATGGTGTGCACCTCGCTCAAGACCCCGTCCAAAATTTTTGTCACGCCCCCCCAGTGGTGGCCGGACCCGGTAAAGTGGGCCAACTACACCGATCTGTTTACCCGCTCGCACTTTGGCACCTATCTTTGGAACAGCTTCAAGGTGGCAAGCCTCACCACCGTCGGCACAGTGGCGGTGGCGGCGCTGGCGGCTTATGGCCTTGCCAAGATCCGGTTTCCGGGGCGGAATTTCTTTTTCCTTTTGTTCCTCAGCGCCATGATGCTGCCGGTGGAAGTGCTCACGGTGCCCACCTTTTTGGGGCTGGCCCGTTTCCACCTGACCGACAGCCACTTTGCCCTTATTGTGCCGCAGATCTTTGGCATGGGCGGCGCGTTCGGCATTTTTATGATGCGCCAGTACTTCATCACCGTGCCGGATGAACTGATCGAGGCCGCCAAGATCGACGGCTGCGCCCAGCCCCGCATCTTTGGGCGGATTGTGCTGCCCATGGCCTCGTCCACCATTGCGTCGCTGGTGATCTACACCTTTTTCAATGCCTGGAACGATTATTTTTTACCTCTGATCTACCTGAACAGCAGCGAGAAATACACTTCGACCCTGGCCCTGTCGCTGTTCAGCAACGAGGTGGGCACTACCTGGAACTACGTGATGGCGGCCTCGGTCATCAGCACCCTGCCGCTGCTCATCGTGTTCTTCTGTGCACAGAAAAAATTCATCGAAAGCCTGGCAATGTCCGGTATTAAGTAA
- a CDS encoding cystathionine beta-lyase has product MKYDFDRVVERYGTYSAKWDSIRLLMPPTDKPILPLMVADMDFRTAQPILDAMHRVADFGMYGYTAAWAEPEYAASVVRWFRQRFGWEFGPEAVVYSNGTIEALNCAVRTFSNVGDGVILCRPVYGHFTQAIEGECHRRVVDCHLLCDEAGRYTVNFEELEALCADPANRIFVLCSPHNPIGRVWTKEELRRMAAICRDHKVLLVSDEVHCDIRRKGVVHYPVASLVSDQSNIITLTAVNKSFNLAGLQCSNAIIPDPFLRARFQREFGDRMPTPFAVAALIAAYGQGGEWLEQVNEYIDGNIDFVLDFLKQNLPWVKAGRPEGTYILWLDFSASGLTDAEIHTRIYDKALVLAQDGVVHDPGQGQCFQRICVPCARSVLAEAMQRIAAEFTDIKR; this is encoded by the coding sequence GTGAAATATGATTTTGACCGGGTGGTGGAGCGGTACGGTACCTACTCTGCCAAGTGGGACAGCATCCGCTTGCTGATGCCCCCCACCGATAAGCCCATCCTCCCCCTGATGGTGGCGGACATGGATTTTCGCACCGCGCAGCCCATTCTGGACGCGATGCACCGTGTGGCGGACTTTGGCATGTATGGCTACACCGCTGCCTGGGCTGAGCCGGAGTACGCGGCCTCGGTGGTGCGCTGGTTCAGGCAGCGCTTCGGCTGGGAATTTGGGCCCGAGGCGGTGGTCTATTCGAACGGCACCATTGAGGCGCTGAACTGTGCGGTGCGCACCTTCTCCAACGTGGGCGACGGGGTTATTCTGTGCCGCCCGGTGTACGGGCATTTTACCCAGGCCATTGAGGGCGAGTGCCACCGCCGGGTGGTGGACTGCCACCTGTTGTGTGACGAGGCGGGCCGCTATACCGTGAATTTTGAGGAGCTAGAGGCCTTGTGTGCCGACCCGGCCAACCGCATTTTTGTGCTGTGCAGCCCCCACAACCCCATCGGCCGGGTGTGGACCAAGGAGGAACTGCGGCGCATGGCTGCGATCTGCAGGGACCACAAGGTGCTGCTGGTTTCAGACGAGGTGCACTGTGATATCCGGCGCAAGGGCGTGGTGCATTACCCCGTTGCCAGCCTGGTGAGCGATCAGAGCAATATCATCACCCTCACCGCCGTGAACAAAAGCTTTAACCTGGCCGGGCTTCAATGCTCCAACGCCATCATTCCGGACCCCTTTCTGCGCGCGCGCTTCCAGCGGGAGTTCGGCGACCGCATGCCCACCCCGTTTGCGGTGGCTGCGCTTATTGCGGCGTATGGCCAGGGCGGCGAGTGGCTGGAACAGGTGAACGAGTACATCGACGGCAACATCGATTTTGTACTGGATTTCTTAAAACAAAACCTGCCCTGGGTAAAGGCCGGCCGGCCCGAGGGCACCTACATCCTGTGGCTGGATTTTTCTGCCAGCGGCCTGACCGACGCCGAGATCCATACCCGCATTTACGACAAGGCCCTGGTGCTGGCCCAGGACGGCGTGGTGCACGACCCCGGGCAGGGGCAGTGCTTCCAGCGCATCTGTGTGCCCTGCGCCCGCAGCGTGCTGGCCGAGGCGATGCAGCGGATCGCTGCGGAATTTACGGATATAAAAAGGTAA
- a CDS encoding DNA-binding response regulator, with amino-acid sequence MYRVMIVEDEKIIRTGIASVVSRFGSGFEVAWQCADAYAAWDLFQAEAPDLVITDIVMRGMSGLELARKIREAGSDVPLVILSGYAEFEYARSAIQLGVCEYVVKPLNVKQFTGLLARLEKLLDERKGAPENAGPAADPAAGNLAIRRVEEYVAGHLGEDLSLATVAARVNLSTNYLSMLFRSTTSQKYSEYVLRMRMEKAKKLLAQSEFKIYEIAEICGYNSVKHFISAFKKHTGTTPTQYKNSHG; translated from the coding sequence ATGTATCGCGTTATGATCGTAGAGGACGAAAAGATCATCCGCACCGGGATCGCCAGTGTGGTCAGCCGGTTTGGCAGCGGATTTGAGGTGGCCTGGCAATGCGCAGACGCCTATGCGGCCTGGGATCTGTTTCAGGCCGAGGCGCCGGACCTTGTGATCACCGACATCGTGATGCGGGGTATGAGCGGCCTGGAGCTGGCCCGCAAGATCCGCGAGGCGGGCAGCGATGTGCCGCTGGTCATTCTGAGCGGCTACGCCGAATTTGAATATGCCCGCAGCGCCATTCAACTGGGGGTGTGCGAGTATGTGGTAAAGCCGCTGAACGTGAAGCAGTTCACCGGGCTGCTGGCGCGGCTGGAAAAACTTTTGGACGAGCGCAAGGGCGCCCCGGAAAACGCCGGCCCGGCCGCAGACCCGGCCGCGGGGAATCTGGCGATCCGGCGGGTGGAGGAGTATGTGGCCGGGCATTTGGGAGAAGATTTGAGCCTGGCCACCGTGGCGGCGCGGGTGAATTTGAGCACCAATTACCTTTCGATGCTTTTCAGAAGCACCACCAGCCAAAAGTACAGCGAATACGTGCTGCGCATGCGTATGGAAAAAGCCAAAAAACTGCTGGCACAGAGCGAATTTAAAATTTACGAGATCGCCGAGATCTGCGGCTACAACAGCGTAAAGCACTTTATCAGCGCTTTTAAAAAGCACACGGGCACCACCCCCACCCAATATAAAAACAGCCACGGCTGA
- a CDS encoding amino acid permease produces MEQTKGKLKLFDLISIGVGSVVGAGIFSMLMSGMAMTGRSIALALVGAMLITLLQQVRSIFMSSMFALDGGMYAQQALILPPVFTGMTAVVFVFSNFSFSVFGISIAQYLSQLIPALAPFQRILGVVILTAFFLVTIKGTGFLAKIQNVLAVCMYAALALFIVFGLIKGGTAEAAATPYFAGGPMGFLMAIAIMSFTCNGATNVINLSADTHNPKRNIPLGVLISAGICALIYFLLGYVASSVVPFAQAGSATLGSVAQQIMPGALYIFFVVGGAIFALATSLLGGIAAISAPIVAGAEDGWLPKSWAKRTKTGYPWVVMLVMYLIAVVPAALNFSLDTIVSFILVPGMILNVVTICLSFKLPKNYPDSWAKCNLRCPYWLYCVLLVLSMIASLITAVFSLLGLDMIGLLGNLLLTAFLFGFSFWRVKSGKVQLHSIESVKAET; encoded by the coding sequence ATGGAACAAACGAAAGGCAAACTCAAGCTGTTCGACCTGATTTCCATCGGTGTGGGATCGGTGGTCGGCGCGGGCATCTTCTCCATGCTCATGAGCGGCATGGCCATGACCGGCCGAAGCATTGCCCTGGCCCTGGTGGGCGCCATGCTTATTACCCTGCTGCAGCAGGTGCGCAGCATCTTCATGTCGTCCATGTTTGCGCTGGACGGCGGCATGTACGCCCAGCAGGCGTTGATCCTGCCGCCGGTGTTCACCGGAATGACGGCGGTGGTGTTCGTGTTTTCAAACTTTTCCTTCTCGGTATTCGGCATCTCCATCGCCCAGTATCTCTCGCAGCTCATTCCCGCACTGGCGCCGTTCCAGCGCATTCTGGGGGTCGTGATCCTGACCGCGTTTTTCCTGGTGACCATTAAAGGCACCGGCTTTCTGGCCAAGATCCAGAATGTGCTGGCCGTGTGCATGTACGCGGCGCTGGCCCTGTTCATCGTGTTTGGCCTGATCAAGGGCGGCACGGCCGAGGCGGCGGCCACCCCCTATTTTGCGGGCGGGCCCATGGGCTTTTTGATGGCCATCGCCATCATGAGCTTTACCTGCAACGGAGCCACCAACGTGATCAATCTTTCGGCCGACACGCATAACCCCAAGCGCAACATCCCCCTGGGGGTGCTCATCTCGGCCGGAATCTGCGCGCTGATCTATTTCCTGCTGGGCTATGTTGCCTCCAGCGTGGTGCCGTTTGCCCAGGCGGGCAGCGCCACCCTGGGCTCGGTGGCCCAGCAGATCATGCCGGGGGCGCTGTATATCTTCTTTGTGGTCGGCGGCGCCATCTTTGCGCTGGCCACCAGCCTTTTGGGCGGGATTGCCGCCATCAGCGCGCCCATTGTGGCCGGCGCCGAGGACGGCTGGCTGCCCAAGTCCTGGGCAAAGCGCACCAAGACCGGCTACCCCTGGGTGGTTATGCTGGTGATGTACCTGATCGCGGTGGTTCCCGCGGCGCTCAATTTCAGCCTGGACACCATCGTTTCCTTTATCCTGGTGCCCGGTATGATCCTGAACGTGGTGACCATCTGCCTGTCCTTCAAGCTGCCCAAAAATTATCCGGATTCCTGGGCCAAATGTAACCTGCGCTGCCCCTACTGGCTGTACTGTGTGCTGCTGGTGCTCTCGATGATCGCCTCGCTGATCACAGCCGTGTTCTCTCTGCTGGGCTTGGATATGATCGGCCTGCTGGGCAACCTGCTGCTCACCGCGTTTTTGTTCGGTTTCTCGTTCTGGCGCGTTAAAAGCGGCAAGGTGCAGCTGCACAGCATTGAGTCGGTCAAGGCTGAAACCTGA
- a CDS encoding sugar ABC transporter permease produces MEKANHPPANRHRHTLGRRDHKYGFGFIAPMLIGFSVFVIAPLAATVYLSFCDYSLIKGMAWCGWDNYIKLFTRDATFVVAVKNTLYFTALLIPANLVLCLGLAVLLHKNIRGVGFFRTAIFTPYVTNVVSWALVWQFMLQSDGGFINMVLNMFGLEGTNWLYNTKLVIPIVVLVTLLKGFGMNTIIFIGALQEVPQMYYEAASLDGASKRQQFFRITLPMISPTIFLIIIITMIGSLKVFAQINVLTQGGPGTASYVMVYYIYQVAFKMNKFGYGSALSVILFLVIMGLTLAQWSVRKKWVYYED; encoded by the coding sequence ATGGAAAAGGCGAATCATCCCCCGGCAAACCGGCACAGGCATACCCTGGGGCGCCGGGATCACAAATACGGCTTTGGTTTCATTGCACCCATGCTCATCGGCTTTTCGGTGTTCGTGATCGCGCCGCTGGCGGCCACCGTTTACCTGAGCTTCTGCGATTACTCCCTGATCAAGGGCATGGCCTGGTGCGGATGGGATAACTACATCAAACTGTTCACGAGGGATGCCACGTTTGTGGTGGCGGTCAAAAACACCCTGTATTTCACCGCGCTGCTTATTCCGGCAAATCTGGTGCTCTGCCTGGGGCTTGCGGTGCTGCTTCACAAAAACATCCGGGGCGTGGGGTTCTTCCGCACCGCCATTTTTACGCCTTATGTGACCAACGTGGTGTCGTGGGCACTGGTATGGCAGTTCATGCTGCAGAGCGACGGCGGGTTTATCAACATGGTGCTGAACATGTTCGGGCTGGAGGGGACCAACTGGCTGTACAACACAAAGCTGGTCATTCCCATTGTGGTGCTGGTGACCCTACTCAAGGGCTTTGGCATGAATACCATCATTTTTATCGGCGCGCTGCAGGAGGTGCCCCAAATGTATTACGAGGCCGCCAGCCTGGACGGCGCCAGCAAGCGCCAGCAGTTTTTCCGCATCACTCTGCCCATGATCTCACCCACAATTTTTCTCATTATCATCATTACCATGATCGGCTCGCTCAAGGTGTTCGCCCAGATCAACGTGCTCACCCAGGGCGGGCCCGGCACAGCCAGCTATGTGATGGTGTATTACATCTACCAGGTGGCCTTTAAAATGAACAAGTTCGGTTACGGCTCGGCCCTCTCGGTGATCCTGTTCCTGGTGATTATGGGGCTCACCCTGGCCCAGTGGAGCGTAAGAAAGAAGTGGGTGTATTATGAGGACTAA
- a CDS encoding ABC transporter substrate-binding protein has product MKRIFALILAAALAFSLAGCGGTASGGEAGAPPTPPASMAGGSGDLAGQTVRMVIWGSDERKASYDELFKEFTAQTGINVEINLVELESIVTKTSAQIAAGDSYDMVWMSEAMIPQMMNNGLLEDVSAVKNDAEYDYADLSRSLQATYEGANGEVYAVAFTSSPRVWFYNKDLVAKTGLEDPLALAERGEWTYDKLTEYSRAIKALGKGNYGFSIWNYQSPNDWNILLDWTWAQGASFFDPDMTKCTINTPEGVAALDSYKACIEEGLTPTADSSLDFASGQIGFSRNTISQKGTLGDVDFAWDILPNPSGGVKDAPVAVGVAAYVVPKGAPHKEAAIEAIKYITSKELVASDFLMGSFSPVRVSVLGSDKYLDQGEAPSAKALELAILDPMSGSTQVYPTCDSYNECDLKVKELLSAWYAGQYTTQQLAAEMETQCNAIIAP; this is encoded by the coding sequence ATGAAACGCATTTTCGCACTGATTTTGGCGGCAGCTCTGGCGTTTTCGCTGGCGGGCTGCGGCGGCACGGCTTCCGGCGGAGAGGCGGGCGCGCCCCCGACCCCTCCCGCCTCCATGGCAGGCGGGAGCGGGGATCTTGCGGGGCAGACCGTGCGCATGGTGATCTGGGGCTCCGATGAGCGCAAGGCCAGCTACGATGAACTGTTTAAAGAATTTACCGCGCAGACCGGCATCAACGTGGAGATCAACCTTGTGGAACTGGAGAGCATCGTGACCAAGACCAGCGCCCAGATCGCCGCGGGGGACTCGTACGACATGGTATGGATGAGCGAAGCCATGATCCCCCAAATGATGAACAACGGCCTGCTGGAGGATGTGAGCGCCGTGAAAAACGACGCGGAATACGACTATGCGGACCTGTCGCGTTCTTTGCAGGCCACCTATGAGGGGGCGAACGGCGAGGTGTACGCAGTGGCCTTTACCTCCTCGCCCCGCGTGTGGTTCTACAACAAGGACCTTGTGGCCAAAACCGGCCTGGAGGACCCGCTCGCCCTGGCCGAGCGGGGGGAGTGGACCTACGACAAGCTGACCGAATACTCCCGTGCCATCAAGGCGCTGGGCAAGGGCAACTACGGCTTTTCCATCTGGAATTACCAATCGCCCAACGATTGGAACATCCTGCTGGACTGGACCTGGGCGCAGGGCGCGTCCTTCTTTGACCCGGACATGACAAAATGCACCATCAACACCCCCGAAGGGGTGGCGGCGCTGGATTCTTATAAAGCCTGCATCGAGGAGGGGCTTACCCCCACCGCCGATTCCTCGCTGGATTTTGCCTCCGGGCAGATCGGCTTCTCCCGCAATACCATTTCCCAAAAGGGCACGCTGGGCGATGTGGACTTTGCCTGGGACATCCTGCCGAACCCCAGCGGCGGGGTGAAGGACGCCCCTGTGGCCGTGGGCGTGGCTGCCTACGTGGTGCCCAAGGGCGCGCCCCACAAGGAGGCGGCGATCGAGGCCATCAAATACATCACTTCCAAAGAGCTGGTGGCCAGTGACTTTTTGATGGGCAGCTTCAGCCCGGTACGCGTTTCGGTGCTGGGCAGCGATAAATATCTGGATCAGGGCGAAGCGCCCTCGGCCAAGGCGCTGGAGCTGGCGATCCTGGATCCCATGAGCGGCAGCACACAGGTGTACCCCACCTGCGACAGCTACAACGAGTGCGACCTGAAGGTGAAGGAGCTGCTCAGCGCCTGGTACGCCGGCCAGTACACCACCCAGCAGCTGGCTGCCGAGATGGAAACCCAGTGCAACGCCATCATCGCCCCGTAA
- the dnaK gene encoding chaperone protein DnaK, translated as MSKIIGIDLGTTNSCVAVIEGGEPVVIANAEGARTTPSVVGFTKTGERLVGQVAKRQAITNPERTVSSIKRHMGTDYKVSIDSKDYNPQQISAMILAKLKADAEAYLGETVTEAVITVPAYFNDSQRQATKDAGTVAGLNVRRIINEPTAAALAYGADKDNDQKIMVYDLGGGTFDVSVIEMGDGVTEVLATNGDTHLGGDDFDQRIIDWLADGFQKENGIDLRKDKMAAQRLKEAAEKAKIELSGVASTAINLPFITADATGPKHLDTSLTRAQFDALTADLVERTMGPVRKAMADAGLKAGELHKVLLVGGSTRIPAVQEAVKKEMGCEPFKGINPDECVAIGAAIQGGVLNKEVGGILLLDVTPLSLGIETLGGVCTKIIERNTTIPTKKSQIFSTAADNQPSVEVNVLQGEREFAKDNKSLGMFKLDGIPAAPRGVPQIEVTFDIDANGIVHVSAKDLGSGKEQSITITASTNMSKDDIDKAVKEAEQFAAEDKKHREEIDVRNGADQLVFQTEKSLAELGDKVDAGKKAEVEAKLGELKEALKGTDIEAIKAKQDEVQKAFYAVSEELYKSAQAQQGPGPEAGPAPEPGKPDDGVVDADFKEV; from the coding sequence ATGAGTAAAATTATTGGCATTGACTTGGGCACCACCAACAGCTGTGTGGCTGTAATCGAGGGCGGCGAGCCCGTTGTGATTGCAAACGCCGAGGGAGCCCGCACCACCCCCAGCGTGGTGGGCTTTACCAAGACCGGCGAGCGGCTGGTGGGCCAGGTGGCAAAGCGCCAGGCCATCACCAACCCCGAGCGCACCGTGAGCAGCATCAAGCGCCACATGGGCACCGACTACAAGGTGTCCATCGACAGCAAGGATTATAACCCCCAGCAGATCAGCGCCATGATCCTGGCAAAGCTGAAAGCGGACGCCGAGGCGTATCTGGGCGAGACCGTGACCGAGGCGGTCATCACCGTGCCCGCCTACTTCAACGACAGCCAGCGCCAGGCCACCAAGGACGCCGGCACGGTTGCGGGGCTGAACGTGCGCCGCATCATCAACGAGCCCACCGCCGCGGCCCTGGCCTACGGTGCCGATAAGGACAACGACCAGAAGATCATGGTGTACGACCTGGGCGGCGGCACCTTCGACGTGTCGGTCATTGAGATGGGCGACGGCGTGACCGAGGTGCTGGCCACCAACGGCGACACCCACCTGGGCGGCGACGACTTTGACCAGCGCATCATCGACTGGCTGGCCGACGGCTTCCAGAAAGAGAACGGCATTGACCTGCGCAAGGACAAGATGGCTGCCCAGCGGCTGAAGGAAGCCGCCGAGAAGGCGAAGATCGAGCTGTCCGGCGTTGCGTCCACCGCCATCAACCTGCCCTTTATCACCGCCGACGCCACCGGCCCCAAGCACCTGGATACCAGCCTGACCCGCGCCCAGTTCGATGCGCTGACCGCCGATCTGGTGGAGCGCACCATGGGCCCCGTGCGCAAGGCCATGGCCGACGCCGGACTGAAGGCCGGCGAGCTGCACAAGGTGCTGCTGGTGGGCGGTTCCACCCGCATCCCCGCCGTGCAGGAGGCTGTGAAAAAAGAGATGGGCTGCGAGCCCTTCAAGGGCATCAACCCGGACGAGTGCGTGGCCATCGGCGCGGCCATCCAGGGCGGTGTGCTGAACAAGGAAGTGGGCGGCATCCTGCTGCTGGACGTGACCCCGCTTTCCCTGGGCATCGAGACCCTGGGCGGCGTGTGCACCAAGATCATCGAGCGCAACACCACCATTCCCACCAAGAAAAGCCAGATCTTCTCCACTGCCGCTGACAACCAGCCCAGCGTGGAAGTGAACGTGCTGCAGGGCGAGCGCGAGTTTGCCAAGGACAACAAGAGCCTGGGCATGTTCAAGCTGGACGGTATTCCCGCCGCGCCCCGCGGCGTGCCCCAGATAGAGGTGACCTTCGACATCGACGCGAACGGCATCGTGCACGTTTCCGCCAAGGATTTGGGCAGCGGCAAGGAGCAGAGCATCACCATTACCGCCTCCACCAACATGAGCAAGGACGACATCGACAAGGCCGTTAAGGAGGCCGAGCAGTTTGCCGCCGAGGACAAAAAGCACCGCGAGGAGATCGACGTGCGCAACGGCGCCGACCAGCTGGTATTCCAGACCGAAAAGAGCCTGGCCGAGCTGGGCGACAAGGTGGACGCGGGCAAAAAGGCCGAGGTGGAAGCAAAGCTGGGCGAATTGAAGGAAGCGCTCAAGGGCACCGATATCGAGGCCATCAAGGCAAAACAGGACGAGGTGCAGAAGGCGTTTTACGCCGTGAGCGAAGAGCTTTACAAGAGCGCGCAGGCCCAGCAGGGCCCCGGCCCTGAGGCCGGCCCTGCCCCCGAGCCGGGCAAACCGGACGACGGCGTGGTTGACGCGGACTTCAAAGAAGTGTAA